The following proteins are encoded in a genomic region of Deltaproteobacteria bacterium:
- the atpE gene encoding ATP synthase F0 subunit C, translated as MKRFLIALTTSVGSFLITAVAFAAEHEAAVADGGSLKSALAIAAGFGIAIAAFGGALGQSRAAAAALEGIARNPGAAAKVQTSMIIALALIESLVIYALVIAFLLQGKI; from the coding sequence ATGAAACGGTTTTTGATTGCTCTCACAACATCAGTAGGGAGTTTTCTGATCACAGCCGTAGCGTTTGCCGCAGAACATGAGGCTGCCGTTGCTGACGGAGGCAGTTTAAAATCAGCCCTGGCGATTGCCGCCGGTTTTGGCATCGCCATCGCCGCCTTCGGCGGTGCCTTGGGTCAGTCGCGTGCCGCCGCAGCGGCTCTGGAAGGGATTGCCCGCAATCCCGGTGCCGCGGCCAAGGTGCAGACGTCGATGATCATTGCCCTGGCGCTGATCGAGTCACTGGTCATCTACGCCCTGGTTATTGCGTTCTTGCTACAAGGCAAGATCTAG
- the atpB gene encoding F0F1 ATP synthase subunit A, with protein sequence MHDFTWFSLISSAIGHHNIHMFSAGLVVLVILITAFLVSGKLRQVEKRLVPEGGLSLVNLYEVAVENILSLMEGVMGSQAPKYFPLIGTLFIYIFLCNLLSVIPGFLPPTDNINTNLACAITVFLYYNYQGIRAHGFKNYMRHFMGPIVWLAPLMFVIEMIGHLVRPVSLSLRLFGNITGDHLVLGIFSHLVPFLLPVVFMALAVFVAFIQAFVFSLLSIIYVGLATAHEEHH encoded by the coding sequence ATGCATGATTTTACCTGGTTTTCCCTGATTTCATCGGCGATTGGTCACCACAACATCCATATGTTCTCGGCCGGATTGGTGGTGTTGGTTATTCTCATCACCGCCTTTCTGGTCTCCGGGAAATTAAGACAGGTTGAAAAGAGGCTGGTGCCGGAAGGAGGGCTGAGTCTGGTCAACCTCTACGAGGTGGCTGTCGAAAATATCCTCTCACTGATGGAAGGGGTCATGGGGTCTCAAGCCCCAAAATATTTTCCCCTGATCGGCACCCTCTTCATCTATATTTTCTTGTGCAATCTCCTGTCGGTCATCCCCGGCTTTCTCCCCCCGACGGACAACATTAATACCAACCTGGCCTGCGCGATCACGGTGTTTCTCTATTATAATTACCAGGGAATCCGGGCCCACGGGTTTAAAAATTACATGAGGCACTTTATGGGGCCAATCGTCTGGCTCGCCCCGTTGATGTTTGTGATCGAGATGATCGGCCACCTGGTCAGGCCTGTTTCCCTGTCACTGCGTCTCTTTGGTAATATCACGGGGGATCATCTTGTCTTGGGGATCTTTTCCCATCTGGTCCCCTTTTTGCTCCCTGTCGTTTTTATGGCCCTCGCGGTTTTCGTGGCCTTCATTCAGGCGTTTGTCTTCAGCCTCCTGTCGATCATCTACGTTGGCTTGGCCACCGCCCATGAGGAACATCACTAA
- a CDS encoding AtpZ/AtpI family protein, which yields MALNDKKKPDSSLIAFGIYGAVGFQLAITVVAGLMIGAYFDKKWGSSPWLTLTGLLIGSIGGFYNLIRLLTWKNNRKK from the coding sequence ATGGCCCTTAATGACAAAAAAAAACCAGACTCTTCTCTTATCGCCTTTGGTATTTACGGCGCAGTTGGTTTTCAGCTTGCCATCACGGTCGTTGCCGGTTTGATGATCGGGGCCTACTTCGATAAAAAATGGGGTAGTTCCCCCTGGCTCACCCTGACCGGTCTGCTGATCGGTTCGATCGGCGGCTTCTACAACCTGATCCGTCTCTTGACATGGAAGAACAACCGAAAGAAATAG
- the aroF gene encoding 3-deoxy-7-phosphoheptulonate synthase: protein MIIVMKIGAGKESLDAVVKKVEELGFKPHIIHGEERNVVAAVGHDKKKTDLLDLQSFEGVEAVVPISKPYKLASSEIKKEKTVIKVGEARIGGKGICVMAGPCSVESERQILETARAIKKMGGQILRGGAFKPRTSPYDFQGLEEKGLKLLAKAREETGLPVITEVLNQKDVSLVAKYADILQVGARNVQNFSLLKELGGCEKPVFLKRGMSTTIKEWLLSAEYIITGGNPNVILCERGIRTFETATRNTLDLNAIPVLRKETHLPVIVDPSHGTGHWAYVIPMAMAGIAAGADGVMVEVHPCPEEALSDGGQSLTFARFEELMSKLKTLAPVMGRIL, encoded by the coding sequence GTGATCATCGTCATGAAAATCGGCGCCGGCAAGGAGTCGCTGGACGCCGTTGTTAAAAAGGTCGAAGAGCTCGGTTTCAAGCCGCATATCATCCATGGCGAGGAGCGAAATGTCGTTGCGGCGGTCGGGCATGACAAGAAAAAAACTGACCTCCTGGACCTCCAGAGTTTTGAGGGGGTGGAGGCAGTGGTGCCGATTTCCAAGCCGTACAAGCTCGCCTCGAGCGAGATCAAAAAAGAAAAAACGGTTATCAAGGTAGGGGAGGCCCGGATCGGCGGCAAGGGGATCTGTGTGATGGCCGGTCCCTGTTCCGTCGAGAGTGAAAGGCAGATTTTGGAAACCGCCCGGGCCATCAAAAAGATGGGGGGCCAGATCCTCCGCGGGGGGGCCTTCAAACCGAGGACCTCTCCCTATGACTTTCAGGGGTTGGAGGAAAAGGGGTTAAAACTGCTGGCCAAGGCCCGTGAGGAAACCGGGCTCCCGGTCATTACGGAGGTCCTCAATCAAAAAGATGTGTCGTTGGTCGCTAAATATGCCGATATCCTGCAGGTTGGGGCGAGGAATGTCCAAAACTTTTCCCTCCTTAAAGAACTGGGGGGGTGTGAAAAACCGGTCTTCCTCAAACGGGGGATGTCCACCACCATCAAGGAATGGCTCCTCTCCGCCGAATATATCATCACCGGCGGCAACCCGAATGTCATTCTTTGCGAACGAGGGATCCGGACTTTCGAAACAGCGACGCGCAATACCCTCGACCTGAATGCCATCCCGGTCCTCCGGAAGGAAACACACCTCCCGGTGATCGTCGATCCTTCCCACGGGACAGGTCATTGGGCTTATGTCATCCCGATGGCGATGGCCGGCATCGCCGCAGGGGCCGATGGGGTAATGGTGGAGGTCCACCCCTGCCCTGAAGAGGCGCTCTCCGATGGGGGACAATCCTTGACGTTTGCCCGTTTCGAAGAGTTGATGAGTAAACTTAAAACCCTCGCCCCCGTCATGGGACGAATTCTCTGA
- a CDS encoding DUF507 family protein, whose amino-acid sequence MKLKKEQIHRIAALVTRRLKEKGVVFKVSEEKILAKADAVVLKNMDEEEAIDQQVRKYLEKYQTEISRGQVDPQKMFLMIKKQIAKEKNFIL is encoded by the coding sequence ATGAAACTCAAAAAAGAACAGATCCACAGGATTGCCGCGTTGGTGACACGACGCCTGAAGGAAAAGGGGGTTGTCTTCAAGGTTTCTGAGGAAAAGATCCTGGCCAAGGCCGATGCGGTGGTCCTGAAAAACATGGATGAGGAAGAGGCGATTGACCAGCAGGTCCGGAAATATCTGGAGAAGTACCAGACCGAAATCAGCCGGGGACAGGTTGATCCCCAAAAAATGTTTTTGATGATCAAGAAACAGATCGCCAAAGAAAAGAATTTTATCCTGTAG
- a CDS encoding DUF507 family protein — MHFSEDRLTHLAHLIHDGLYKDDLVDYPDEDKALREIKKVLMEYLHLDEAIDETVRAKITSQRRGIAEGSREWEILYKKYFEEELNKKRF, encoded by the coding sequence ATGCACTTTTCCGAAGACAGATTAACGCATCTCGCCCATCTGATCCATGATGGCCTCTACAAGGATGACCTGGTTGACTATCCCGATGAGGACAAGGCCTTGAGAGAAATCAAGAAGGTGTTGATGGAGTATCTCCACCTGGATGAAGCGATCGACGAGACTGTCCGGGCCAAGATTACCTCTCAGCGACGAGGGATCGCTGAAGGGAGCCGTGAGTGGGAGATCCTCTACAAGAAGTATTTTGAGGAAGAACTGAATAAAAAAAGGTTTTAA
- a CDS encoding Ig-like domain-containing protein: MFSSLRQIKTIAGRWLLVGLLFFSFGLWFLPFGFWGCGGSTEDSEDGSTSPEKDATAPTLSTLKDSSGNTLASTGSTVRVSSSFLFTFTEAMDTTSLSTNTVTLSCNGTAVTGKVAASTDSDGIADNEFTFDPDANISQRRSCTLTVVGGSDGVKDATGNPLAENLAYTMTSGCGSSDDFSNAETLANCFVFSNSSNQKNAAGGSSGAAITLASERVKLDHSTDFISVENGFNTVPSLAKEVSGDFSAEITFTSMFLEATTTIVGIGVAPTMGEGTSNLLLCGQVATGCSTTTYTSGTLAAQGGSSCALTEVAMAGSINLTVSTSITLRVVRSGTTFSCFRKAEGQSSFTQIGNNITQPNLSGNLFLAIYGASYGMGGTTEFTADNLTFNSGSAVEQD, translated from the coding sequence GTGTTTTCTTCTCTTCGGCAAATCAAGACTATTGCTGGCCGGTGGCTTCTCGTAGGTCTCCTTTTCTTCTCGTTTGGTCTTTGGTTCCTCCCGTTTGGTTTTTGGGGGTGTGGTGGTTCAACCGAAGATTCGGAGGACGGGAGTACCTCCCCAGAAAAAGATGCTACCGCACCAACCCTTTCTACCCTCAAGGATTCCTCCGGTAACACCCTGGCCAGCACCGGCTCCACGGTCAGGGTTAGTTCCTCCTTTTTGTTCACATTCACCGAGGCGATGGACACCACTTCGCTCTCTACAAACACCGTCACCCTCTCCTGCAACGGAACCGCCGTGACTGGTAAGGTCGCCGCCTCTACCGACTCGGATGGGATTGCCGACAACGAATTCACCTTTGACCCCGATGCCAACATCTCCCAGCGACGTTCCTGTACCTTGACGGTTGTCGGAGGGTCGGACGGCGTCAAGGATGCCACAGGGAACCCTTTGGCGGAAAATCTTGCCTATACCATGACCAGTGGTTGCGGCAGTTCCGATGATTTTAGCAATGCAGAAACGCTGGCGAACTGTTTTGTCTTCAGCAATAGCTCCAACCAGAAGAATGCCGCCGGCGGTAGCTCCGGAGCAGCGATCACCCTGGCCAGTGAGCGTGTCAAGCTGGACCACTCCACCGATTTCATAAGTGTGGAAAACGGCTTCAACACGGTCCCCTCGCTCGCCAAGGAGGTTTCCGGTGATTTCAGTGCCGAGATTACCTTTACTTCGATGTTTCTGGAAGCAACAACTACCATCGTCGGCATCGGTGTGGCCCCAACAATGGGTGAGGGAACAAGCAATCTCCTCCTCTGCGGGCAGGTCGCCACCGGTTGTTCCACAACAACCTACACCAGTGGTACCCTTGCCGCCCAGGGAGGGAGTTCCTGCGCCCTCACTGAAGTTGCCATGGCTGGATCCATTAACCTTACCGTCTCGACCAGCATCACCTTGAGGGTCGTCCGGAGCGGGACAACTTTTAGTTGCTTCCGAAAGGCGGAGGGGCAATCTTCATTTACCCAGATCGGCAATAACATCACTCAGCCCAATCTCTCCGGCAATCTCTTCCTAGCCATCTATGGGGCTTCCTACGGCATGGGCGGAACCACAGAATTCACCGCTGATAATCTCACCTTTAATTCCGGAAGCGCCGTGGAGCAGGATTAA
- the hemL gene encoding glutamate-1-semialdehyde 2,1-aminomutase: MRTTESERLFSQATQLMPGGVSSPVRAFKGVGGTPLFIKKAKGPHLWDTDGNRYIDYVGSWGPMILGHNHPFVIKKVKQALKRGTSFGTPTESEITLATLVQEAFPSIQKIRFVNSGTEAVMGALRVARAFTKRKKIIKFDGCYHGHADTLLVKAGSGAATLGIPNSAGVPEEFVQNTLIARYNDIAGVEELFQKNPGAIAAVIIEPIVGNMGVILPRLDFLKKLRELCDREKNLLIFDEVMTGFRVAFGGVQQLYNIRPDLTTLGKIIGGGFPVGAYGGKKEIMQLVAPEGPVYQAGTLSGNPIAMAAGIATLEALKKLNPYESLSQKTQILTKGFKEAASRYGIPVTVERAGSMFTIFFSAGPITNAEEVRRSDTQKFSRFFHAMLDQGVYLPPSPFEAAFVSISHSEWEISKTLDSAEKAFQAL, from the coding sequence GTGAGAACAACAGAATCCGAACGGCTCTTTTCACAGGCAACTCAACTGATGCCCGGCGGGGTCTCCAGTCCCGTCCGTGCTTTTAAAGGGGTCGGCGGAACGCCACTCTTTATCAAAAAGGCCAAAGGCCCCCATCTCTGGGATACCGATGGCAACCGATATATCGATTATGTCGGCAGTTGGGGGCCGATGATTCTCGGGCATAATCACCCCTTCGTGATTAAAAAAGTAAAACAGGCGCTCAAACGGGGGACTAGTTTTGGAACTCCCACAGAATCGGAAATAACCCTCGCCACTTTGGTTCAAGAAGCCTTTCCCTCAATACAGAAAATCCGTTTTGTTAATTCCGGAACGGAGGCGGTGATGGGGGCCTTGCGTGTCGCCCGCGCCTTCACCAAGAGAAAAAAAATAATCAAGTTTGACGGTTGTTACCATGGCCATGCGGACACCCTTCTGGTCAAGGCCGGTTCCGGTGCCGCAACACTGGGGATTCCCAACAGCGCCGGTGTACCGGAAGAGTTTGTGCAAAACACATTGATCGCCCGTTACAACGACATCGCGGGGGTTGAAGAACTCTTTCAAAAAAATCCTGGGGCGATTGCGGCGGTTATTATCGAACCGATTGTCGGCAACATGGGAGTCATCCTCCCCCGCCTCGATTTTTTGAAAAAACTCCGGGAACTCTGCGACCGCGAGAAAAACCTTCTCATTTTTGACGAGGTGATGACCGGTTTCCGCGTGGCCTTCGGCGGAGTTCAACAGCTCTATAATATCCGGCCGGATCTGACAACATTAGGAAAGATTATCGGCGGTGGTTTTCCGGTTGGGGCCTACGGCGGCAAAAAAGAAATTATGCAACTCGTCGCCCCCGAAGGGCCGGTCTACCAGGCAGGAACTCTTTCGGGAAACCCGATCGCCATGGCCGCCGGGATTGCCACACTGGAGGCGCTGAAAAAACTCAACCCTTATGAGTCCCTCAGTCAAAAGACCCAAATACTGACCAAAGGATTCAAAGAAGCAGCCAGCCGATATGGAATCCCGGTTACCGTGGAACGGGCTGGCTCCATGTTTACCATTTTCTTTTCCGCAGGACCAATCACCAATGCTGAGGAGGTTCGAAGAAGTGATACCCAAAAGTTTTCAAGATTTTTCCATGCTATGTTAGATCAAGGGGTCTACCTCCCCCCCTCCCCGTTTGAGGCGGCGTTTGTCTCCATCAGTCACTCTGAATGGGAAATCAGCAAGACACTGGACAGCGCAGAAAAGGCCTTTCAGGCACTCTAG
- a CDS encoding SDR family NAD(P)-dependent oxidoreductase has protein sequence MDVQDKIVLVTGGARRLGRELTIALARAGAKVALHYRSSFKEAQETASLIRRKGGTVEIFQADLSQKSSLEKMVRAVEKKLGGISILVNNASIFERTPFEKITEKDWEKNYRTHLLAPFWLSYLVAPGMKKRKEGKIINIADRTVFRTYKNYLPYVVTKAAIASLTKTLALELAPEIQVNAIAPGLLLWPEEKQELSKKRYVKNVPLRRIGSADDFVKAILALIELDFATGAILPLDGGISL, from the coding sequence ATGGATGTTCAAGATAAAATTGTTCTTGTGACAGGGGGGGCTCGAAGGCTGGGGCGCGAACTCACCATCGCCTTGGCGAGAGCAGGAGCCAAAGTGGCGCTACACTATCGTTCTTCTTTTAAGGAAGCCCAAGAGACGGCATCTCTCATCCGTCGGAAAGGAGGCACCGTTGAAATCTTTCAAGCCGACCTTTCCCAGAAAAGTTCTCTAGAAAAAATGGTTCGTGCCGTTGAAAAAAAACTGGGAGGAATTAGCATCCTCGTCAATAATGCCTCTATCTTTGAAAGAACTCCTTTTGAAAAAATTACGGAAAAGGATTGGGAAAAAAATTATAGGACCCACCTCCTGGCCCCCTTTTGGCTCAGCTATTTGGTTGCGCCTGGAATGAAAAAAAGAAAAGAGGGAAAGATTATCAACATTGCCGATCGTACTGTTTTTCGAACCTATAAAAATTACCTTCCCTACGTGGTTACCAAGGCAGCCATTGCCTCTTTGACCAAAACGCTCGCCCTTGAACTGGCCCCGGAGATTCAGGTTAATGCCATCGCCCCCGGTCTTCTTCTCTGGCCTGAAGAAAAACAGGAACTTTCCAAGAAACGTTATGTCAAAAACGTCCCCCTTCGTCGCATTGGCTCAGCCGACGATTTCGTAAAAGCTATCTTGGCACTGATTGAACTTGATTTTGCGACCGGTGCGATTCTGCCGCTAGACGGAGGAATCAGTCTTTAA
- a CDS encoding 7-cyano-7-deazaguanine synthase, with protein sequence MKAATPLMARVLSKALKRQRPNTVIVMASGGLDSAVLVAELAAKGKTVYPVCVRTCVSFEKAQFQALQNFLRHLPYKNIKPLTQLRLPVSTILPSTHWALSGWRVPLAKSSDESVYLPGWNLLLVPPVLVFAAREGIPLVMLGHLANNPYPDSQNSFFEQLERLASIAFLRKIGIRRPFAHLTKEAVIRRGQHFPLGLTLSCIQPRKGKHCGGCNRCEERHRYFLKAGIPDPTIYARLKGLLTIQGKVR encoded by the coding sequence ATGAAGGCAGCAACTCCACTGATGGCACGGGTTTTATCGAAGGCGCTCAAACGGCAGCGGCCCAACACTGTTATTGTCATGGCAAGCGGCGGCTTGGATAGCGCCGTACTCGTTGCTGAGTTGGCGGCGAAGGGGAAAACGGTTTATCCTGTTTGTGTCAGAACCTGTGTTTCGTTCGAAAAGGCCCAGTTTCAGGCCCTGCAAAATTTTTTAAGACACCTTCCTTATAAGAATATTAAACCGTTGACCCAGTTACGGCTACCTGTCTCGACAATTCTTCCCTCAACCCACTGGGCCTTGTCCGGCTGGAGAGTGCCTCTGGCCAAAAGTTCTGATGAATCGGTCTACCTGCCGGGTTGGAATCTGTTACTCGTCCCTCCCGTTTTAGTCTTTGCGGCCCGGGAGGGGATCCCGTTGGTGATGCTGGGGCATCTTGCCAACAACCCCTATCCGGATAGTCAAAACTCTTTTTTTGAACAACTGGAACGTCTGGCCTCTATCGCCTTCCTCCGTAAAATCGGTATCCGACGTCCTTTCGCCCATTTGACAAAAGAAGCTGTTATCAGGCGGGGCCAGCATTTTCCTTTAGGCCTAACACTCAGTTGCATCCAACCGCGGAAAGGCAAACACTGTGGTGGTTGCAATCGGTGCGAAGAACGACACCGCTATTTCCTCAAGGCGGGCATTCCCGATCCAACTATCTATGCCAGGCTCAAAGGACTGTTGACGATTCAGGGGAAGGTACGGTAG
- a CDS encoding 6-carboxytetrahydropterin synthase — translation MYRVTKEIHFCYGHRLMNYNGPCMHPHGHNAKVDIELESETLDKRHILYEFGDLKEIVKGWIDRELDHKMLLHKDDPLVPALKKLDEPVYLFDTNPTAEAIAKLIYDQAKSQGLPVAEIRVWETHTSFAAYRGKP, via the coding sequence ATGTACAGGGTCACCAAAGAGATCCATTTTTGCTACGGGCACCGTTTGATGAACTACAACGGGCCCTGTATGCACCCCCACGGGCATAATGCGAAGGTCGATATCGAGCTTGAAAGCGAGACACTGGATAAACGGCACATCCTCTACGAGTTTGGTGACCTGAAGGAGATTGTCAAAGGATGGATTGACCGGGAACTGGATCACAAAATGCTCCTACACAAGGATGATCCTTTAGTCCCAGCCCTTAAAAAACTGGATGAACCGGTCTATCTTTTTGATACGAATCCGACCGCAGAGGCGATTGCGAAACTAATTTACGACCAGGCCAAGTCTCAAGGGTTGCCTGTGGCCGAAATCCGCGTTTGGGAGACGCACACCTCCTTCGCTGCTTATCGAGGGAAGCCTTGA
- a CDS encoding type 1 glutamine amidotransferase has product MPKLLVLQHASAEGLGTLESELKEKKFELDVRHLYKGDPLPGEEEFFKNYVGIVSMGGPMSVNDQKRHPFLANEEKLIVAALERKRPILGICLGAQMLARACGMKVYKGPKKEIGWHEVHLDDWFAKRNPLFFQLKEPLVVFQWHQETFDVPVEGYRLAKSEHYPCQAFCFNGNAHGLQFHPEMTEAMIRTWVGESHGELTPTEVERILEETPVHLSSLQKMARKIVTGFASICRDSNTQASGL; this is encoded by the coding sequence ATGCCCAAACTCCTTGTCCTCCAACATGCCTCCGCGGAAGGGTTAGGGACCCTTGAATCGGAGTTGAAGGAGAAAAAATTTGAGTTGGATGTCCGGCACCTTTACAAGGGAGACCCCCTTCCGGGGGAGGAGGAGTTTTTCAAAAATTACGTCGGGATTGTTTCAATGGGGGGGCCGATGAGCGTCAATGACCAGAAAAGGCACCCCTTTCTTGCCAACGAGGAAAAATTGATCGTCGCGGCACTGGAACGAAAGAGGCCGATCCTGGGAATCTGTCTTGGCGCCCAGATGCTTGCCAGGGCTTGTGGGATGAAGGTCTACAAAGGGCCCAAAAAAGAAATCGGCTGGCATGAAGTGCACCTGGATGATTGGTTTGCCAAGAGAAACCCGCTCTTTTTCCAATTGAAAGAGCCATTGGTTGTTTTTCAGTGGCATCAAGAGACCTTTGATGTCCCTGTCGAAGGGTATCGCCTGGCAAAATCCGAACATTATCCCTGTCAGGCTTTTTGTTTTAACGGGAACGCTCATGGGCTCCAGTTTCATCCAGAGATGACCGAGGCGATGATCCGGACCTGGGTGGGTGAGTCGCACGGAGAGTTGACTCCCACCGAGGTGGAGCGGATTTTGGAAGAGACACCGGTTCATCTTTCCAGTTTGCAAAAGATGGCCAGGAAGATTGTGACAGGATTTGCCTCGATCTGCCGTGATTCCAATACCCAAGCGAGTGGCCTTTAA
- the mutY gene encoding A/G-specific adenine glycosylase, with the protein MAFNISKKLLEWFDRSQRVLPWRANKDPYRIWISEIMLQQTTVKTVLPYYERFLQKFPTLLVLAKSPLDKVLTAWSGLGYYSRARNLHKAAGILVKKYRGKFPKGTEGLQKLPGIGRYTAGAIASIAFDEKVPVLDGNLVRVLTRFFALRGDPRKTPLLEELWTRASSLLPQERCGDHNQSLMELGATVCLPKEPLCLFCPLQSFCEARRLGIEAELPEKKWKTVYVKRYRLVALIEKQGKFLLAQRPQKKRMGGLWEFPNFDLKNEEIPGSLSTITEKVLGIRIRNTVLMGKVSHAIMNERFVVPVVKGEVQGGTPQKNIYTDFRWIAPGQLANYPSSSINRKVLGLL; encoded by the coding sequence GTGGCCTTTAATATTTCCAAAAAATTACTGGAATGGTTTGACCGATCCCAGCGGGTTCTCCCATGGCGCGCCAATAAGGATCCTTACCGGATCTGGATTTCTGAAATCATGCTCCAGCAGACAACCGTCAAGACGGTATTGCCGTACTATGAGCGCTTCTTGCAAAAATTTCCGACCTTGCTGGTCTTGGCGAAGAGTCCATTGGACAAGGTCCTCACCGCCTGGTCCGGTCTTGGTTATTATTCCAGGGCGAGGAATCTGCACAAGGCGGCCGGTATCCTTGTGAAAAAGTATCGGGGGAAATTTCCAAAGGGTACGGAGGGGCTGCAGAAACTTCCGGGGATCGGTCGTTACACCGCCGGTGCCATCGCCTCAATCGCCTTCGATGAAAAAGTTCCGGTTCTGGATGGGAATCTGGTTCGGGTCTTGACCCGCTTCTTTGCCCTCCGCGGGGATCCACGAAAAACGCCGCTTTTGGAAGAATTATGGACCAGGGCGAGCTCTCTCCTGCCGCAGGAACGGTGTGGTGATCACAACCAGTCCCTCATGGAACTGGGGGCGACCGTTTGTCTCCCGAAGGAGCCGCTCTGTCTTTTTTGCCCTCTTCAATCCTTTTGTGAAGCGAGAAGGTTGGGAATCGAAGCAGAACTTCCTGAAAAAAAATGGAAAACTGTTTATGTAAAACGGTATCGTTTGGTAGCCTTGATCGAAAAGCAGGGAAAATTTCTTCTAGCCCAAAGGCCTCAAAAAAAACGGATGGGAGGGTTGTGGGAGTTTCCTAATTTTGATCTTAAAAATGAGGAGATCCCCGGTTCGCTCTCCACAATCACCGAAAAGGTTTTAGGGATCCGGATCCGGAACACCGTTCTGATGGGCAAGGTTTCCCATGCCATTATGAACGAACGGTTCGTAGTTCCGGTCGTAAAGGGAGAGGTTCAAGGCGGGACGCCCCAGAAAAACATTTATACCGATTTTCGCTGGATCGCCCCCGGGCAACTGGCCAACTACCCCTCCTCTTCCATTAATCGAAAGGTATTGGGGTTGTTATAA
- a CDS encoding patatin-like phospholipase family protein yields the protein MKPLIGLVLSGGGARGAYEAGVVHFIRTALPQKDIRFDIITGTSVGAINACFLAATADDPQLQGREIRRLWETLSPSRIYKTGALSIGKALLQTIKHDLLGWIKERRRDEAVPFTFYKSLQDTSPLHEFLGREIPWQNIPQNMKKGVLGALALSTTDIRTGQLVIFLEKTSPLAYIGTPDAVKTTITETHAMASAAIPILFPPIEVDGAYYCDGGLRQTTPISPAVALGAEKVLIIALRYSPLQQKPVKKAVPPSLGHIVGKVFNSIFLDHLEYDLTMMKRMNRIIDWSTKLYGPQYLEELNKAIAQDDILKHIPRRGIRKIEELTLYPSADIGSMAADFVRRNGFKMELALWHRMFFKATQAGQETESDLLSYLLFDPAYLKELFELGYEDARRQKDKLIQFFEEEVLVGKIRRGETVL from the coding sequence ATGAAGCCTCTGATCGGTCTCGTCTTGTCCGGTGGCGGTGCCCGTGGCGCCTACGAGGCGGGCGTTGTCCACTTCATCCGAACGGCACTCCCCCAAAAAGATATCCGTTTCGACATTATCACCGGCACCAGTGTCGGCGCGATCAATGCCTGTTTCCTGGCGGCGACAGCCGATGATCCCCAATTACAGGGACGCGAGATCCGTCGGCTCTGGGAAACACTCTCCCCTTCCCGTATCTACAAGACGGGGGCCCTCTCTATTGGCAAGGCGCTCCTCCAGACCATCAAACATGACCTGTTGGGATGGATCAAGGAACGGCGTCGTGATGAAGCGGTCCCTTTCACCTTTTACAAATCGTTGCAAGATACTTCTCCCCTCCATGAGTTTCTGGGTCGTGAGATCCCCTGGCAAAATATCCCGCAAAATATGAAAAAAGGGGTCCTCGGGGCCCTGGCCCTTTCCACAACCGACATCCGGACCGGCCAACTGGTTATTTTTTTAGAAAAAACCTCTCCCCTGGCGTACATCGGGACACCGGATGCGGTGAAAACAACAATCACCGAGACCCATGCGATGGCCTCGGCCGCTATCCCGATTCTTTTTCCGCCGATCGAGGTCGATGGGGCCTATTATTGTGATGGGGGTCTCCGGCAAACAACGCCGATCTCGCCGGCCGTCGCCCTGGGGGCAGAAAAGGTGCTGATCATCGCGCTTCGCTATTCTCCGCTCCAACAAAAACCGGTAAAAAAAGCGGTTCCCCCTTCACTCGGGCATATTGTCGGCAAGGTTTTTAACTCCATTTTTCTGGACCATCTTGAATACGACCTGACGATGATGAAGAGGATGAACCGGATCATCGACTGGTCAACAAAATTGTACGGCCCCCAATACTTGGAGGAATTGAACAAGGCGATCGCCCAGGATGACATTCTGAAACATATCCCCCGCCGGGGAATCCGAAAGATCGAAGAGCTGACGCTCTACCCATCGGCCGATATCGGTTCAATGGCGGCCGACTTTGTCAGAAGAAACGGCTTCAAGATGGAGCTGGCCCTCTGGCACCGGATGTTTTTCAAGGCCACGCAAGCGGGTCAGGAAACCGAATCCGATCTGCTCTCCTACCTCCTCTTTGACCCGGCCTATCTCAAGGAATTGTTCGAACTGGGTTACGAAGATGCCCGGAGACAAAAAGACAAATTGATCCAGTTTTTTGAAGAAGAGGTTTTGGTTGGCAAGATCCGACGAGGTGAGACTGTTTTATAA